The following are encoded together in the Hyalangium minutum genome:
- a CDS encoding SNF2-related protein produces MRPVQSTVDTRETLPPQDGQWLRALRAEVQPTTFKKGRECAETRRVFGLQRQGDRIFAQVAGSSGERYEVALEPKDGKVTSKCSCPSWNTYGPHCKHVVAAALIYAARFRPPPPPDKAAAQKAAPAPAAPPAVAAPRPEEEAEADSVADEEEVPVPELPPGVDAVNLPALAKVESWLGLSSQPDYEFLYRLTPANTGPGGRHWVLDVRRQDAQMKGPVHVKRLLQAGTRIAPSDERVFLVLARHEHRYDSRIVVSDEDLSELLDLLRQRRIIYRGTQLIFSDVPVRPQIHLESRPDGATARIELLFPDGVGVPLKDVILLAGRRTWAIQAQNLYPVEPDFPPRLLRKWLLEPTMSFPAAQLDRVLTFFAAHLPRFRMVLKADNLDVDESVEPHFVLTLEGNADRVKVLLAARYGQTTVPVSPSATHLGYASGVGNESRKLYRRREELERAAGKLLTEMGLRYDGQSHGYEASGDVALEFWARGLGSLPESWERFGVQAPKVRLRPKLKPRIRVGMSGVNWFDLDAEFVTDDQAVDLGAVRMWLESGRRFVPLKDGTFAEADPAELKRVADILEEVGAMPGRTRTRLPLHQAVALDLLADLGEFTEVEAKARQAMLELRDTNGVPKVAVPEGLQATLRHYQEAGLAWLWFLHRHGLSGILADDMGLGKTIQSLSLLQKVNNEEGRKPSLVVAPTSVLANWEREAERFTPKLKTMVWHGQDRKERTEDLKDVDLVLTSYALVRRDLEQLSEVGFRYVILDEAQNIKNADSATAQACKSLPSETRLALTGTPLENRLSELWSLFDFLMPGFLGSAEGFSDRYEQPIQVANDIGVRDRLRRRIQPFILRRLKTEVASDLPPKTESVAWCEMEPGQAALYREVLEESRRKVSESIEKVGFKRSRVSILAALMRLRQVCCDPRLLKLPPNTLLPSSAKLERFGQLVDDLVAEGHRALVFSQFTEMLELLKSEADKRGLQYLYLDGRTKDRMAKVDDFNRPDGPPLFFISLKAGGTGLNLTAADYVIHYDPWWNPAVEDQATDRTHRIGQTRAVISYKLITRGTVEEKILSLQKRKKDLAAGVLGGDGDFGKSLTEQDIQDLFTGE; encoded by the coding sequence TTGCGACCTGTGCAATCGACCGTCGACACCCGAGAGACTCTTCCACCGCAGGACGGCCAGTGGCTGCGCGCCCTGAGGGCCGAGGTACAGCCCACAACCTTCAAGAAGGGCCGTGAGTGCGCCGAGACGCGCCGCGTCTTTGGACTTCAGCGCCAGGGCGACCGCATCTTCGCCCAAGTGGCTGGCTCCTCCGGCGAGCGCTACGAGGTGGCGCTGGAGCCCAAGGACGGCAAGGTCACCTCCAAGTGCTCCTGCCCGTCCTGGAATACCTATGGGCCCCACTGCAAGCACGTGGTAGCCGCGGCGCTCATCTACGCCGCTCGCTTCCGCCCGCCCCCGCCTCCGGACAAGGCCGCCGCGCAGAAGGCCGCGCCCGCGCCCGCCGCTCCTCCCGCCGTCGCTGCTCCGCGCCCGGAGGAAGAAGCCGAGGCGGACAGTGTGGCCGACGAGGAGGAGGTCCCCGTCCCGGAGCTCCCGCCCGGCGTTGATGCGGTGAACCTGCCGGCGCTGGCGAAGGTGGAGAGCTGGCTGGGGCTTTCCTCGCAGCCGGACTACGAGTTCCTCTACCGGTTGACGCCCGCCAACACGGGCCCGGGTGGCCGGCACTGGGTGCTGGATGTGCGCCGCCAGGACGCCCAGATGAAGGGCCCCGTGCACGTGAAGCGCTTGCTCCAGGCAGGCACGCGCATCGCCCCCTCGGACGAGCGCGTGTTCCTCGTGCTCGCCCGGCACGAGCACCGGTACGACTCGCGCATCGTGGTCTCCGATGAGGATCTCTCGGAGCTGCTGGATCTGCTGCGCCAGCGCCGCATCATCTACCGGGGCACGCAGCTGATCTTCTCGGACGTGCCCGTGCGCCCGCAGATCCACCTGGAGTCCCGCCCGGACGGAGCCACCGCTCGCATCGAGCTGCTCTTCCCGGATGGGGTGGGCGTGCCGCTCAAGGACGTCATCCTGCTCGCGGGGCGCCGCACCTGGGCCATCCAGGCGCAGAACCTGTACCCGGTGGAGCCGGACTTCCCGCCCCGGCTGCTGCGCAAGTGGCTGCTGGAGCCCACCATGTCCTTCCCGGCGGCGCAGCTGGACCGGGTGCTGACGTTCTTCGCCGCGCACCTGCCGCGCTTCCGCATGGTGCTCAAGGCGGACAACCTGGACGTGGACGAGTCCGTGGAGCCGCACTTCGTCCTCACGCTGGAGGGCAACGCGGACCGCGTGAAGGTGCTGCTCGCCGCGCGCTACGGACAGACGACGGTGCCGGTGTCGCCCTCGGCGACGCACCTGGGCTACGCCAGCGGTGTGGGCAACGAGAGCCGCAAGCTCTACCGCCGCCGCGAGGAGCTGGAGCGCGCCGCCGGCAAGCTGCTCACGGAGATGGGCCTGCGCTACGACGGGCAGAGCCATGGCTACGAGGCCAGCGGGGACGTGGCGCTGGAGTTCTGGGCGCGCGGGCTCGGCTCGCTGCCGGAGAGCTGGGAGCGCTTCGGCGTGCAGGCCCCCAAGGTGCGCCTGCGGCCCAAGCTCAAGCCGCGCATCCGCGTGGGCATGAGCGGGGTGAACTGGTTCGATCTCGACGCCGAGTTCGTCACCGATGATCAGGCGGTGGACCTGGGCGCCGTGCGCATGTGGCTGGAGTCCGGCCGGCGCTTCGTGCCGCTCAAGGACGGCACCTTCGCGGAGGCGGATCCCGCCGAGCTCAAGCGCGTGGCGGACATCCTCGAGGAAGTGGGCGCCATGCCGGGCCGCACGCGCACGCGGCTGCCGCTGCACCAGGCCGTGGCGCTCGACTTGCTCGCGGACCTGGGCGAGTTCACCGAGGTGGAGGCCAAGGCGCGCCAGGCCATGCTGGAGCTGCGCGACACCAACGGCGTGCCCAAGGTCGCCGTCCCCGAGGGGCTCCAGGCCACGCTGCGCCACTATCAGGAGGCGGGGCTCGCGTGGCTCTGGTTCCTGCACAGGCACGGCCTGTCCGGCATCCTCGCGGACGACATGGGTCTCGGGAAGACGATCCAGTCCCTGAGCCTGCTGCAGAAGGTGAACAACGAGGAGGGCCGCAAGCCGTCGCTCGTGGTGGCTCCCACCAGCGTGCTCGCCAACTGGGAGCGCGAGGCCGAGCGCTTCACCCCGAAGCTGAAGACGATGGTGTGGCACGGCCAGGACCGCAAGGAGCGCACCGAGGACCTCAAGGACGTGGACCTCGTGCTCACCTCCTATGCGCTGGTTCGCCGGGACCTGGAACAGCTCTCCGAGGTCGGCTTCCGTTACGTCATCCTCGACGAGGCGCAGAACATCAAGAACGCGGACAGCGCCACGGCGCAGGCCTGCAAGTCGCTGCCCAGCGAGACCCGCTTGGCGCTCACGGGCACGCCGCTGGAGAACCGCCTGAGCGAGCTGTGGAGCCTCTTCGACTTCCTGATGCCGGGCTTCCTCGGCAGCGCGGAGGGCTTCAGCGACCGCTACGAGCAGCCGATCCAGGTGGCCAATGACATCGGCGTGAGGGACCGCCTGCGCCGCCGCATCCAGCCCTTCATCTTGCGCCGCCTGAAGACAGAGGTGGCCAGCGATCTGCCTCCGAAGACGGAGAGCGTCGCGTGGTGCGAGATGGAGCCGGGCCAGGCCGCGCTCTACCGCGAGGTGCTCGAGGAGAGCCGCCGCAAGGTGAGCGAGAGCATCGAGAAGGTGGGCTTCAAGCGCAGCCGCGTGTCCATCCTCGCCGCGCTGATGCGGCTGCGGCAGGTGTGCTGTGATCCGCGCCTGCTCAAGCTGCCGCCCAACACGCTGTTGCCCTCCAGCGCCAAGCTGGAGCGCTTCGGCCAGCTCGTGGACGACCTCGTGGCCGAGGGCCACCGCGCGCTCGTCTTCAGCCAGTTCACGGAGATGCTGGAGCTGCTCAAGAGCGAGGCCGACAAGCGGGGCCTGCAGTACCTCTATCTGGACGGCCGCACCAAGGACCGCATGGCCAAGGTGGACGACTTCAACCGCCCGGACGGCCCGCCGCTGTTCTTCATCAGCCTCAAGGCGGGCGGCACTGGACTCAACCTCACGGCCGCTGACTACGTCATCCACTACGATCCCTGGTGGAACCCGGCGGTGGAGGACCAGGCCACGGACCGCACCCACCGCATTGGCCAGACCCGGGCCGTCATCAGCTACAAGCTCATTACCCGGGGCACGGTGGAGGAGAAGATCCTCTCACTCCAGAAGCGGAAGAAGGACCTGGCCGCTGGGGTGCTCGGCGGGGATGGAGACTTTGGTAAGTCCCTGACGGAACAGGACATTCAGGATCTGTTCACCGGAGAGTGA